One Microbacter margulisiae genomic window carries:
- a CDS encoding SusC/RagA family TonB-linked outer membrane protein — protein sequence MKYLLNITGKVVAVILLFFISSNVFGQELKISGKVTDESHAPMPGVNVLVQGTHTGTITDANGDFSLTLKSPNAILDFSFIGYVTQHIAVQNRTHINIQLVPSAKSLNEVVVVGYGTQKKVNLTGAVGSVQMSDMKDRPLTNASLALQGTIPGVYALQSSGQPGSDNAVIDIRGVGSFQNSSPLVIIDGVPGDLSSVDPNDIASISVLKDAASASIYGNRAANGVILITTKRGAAGKMKISYNAYFGTQQATRLPSVLNSVQYATLYNEASVNSGGTTIYSASDIAKFAAHNDPLYPDINYFDVYYHKANMQNHRLDISGGTDNVHYAFMVGHLDQNGILVGTSYEKTDFRSNVDAYFFKDKRLRISSNIAGSFGVQDQPTDLWDAEWYATLAPVHPLTNANGQWMAVNGERNYYGEVKEGSTSITKNYNFSGQLDAEYKIYKDLSAQVTYGYNANLYNVNAFHANVTLYNPDGSSIPLASDLTVTDGTNIHTLSTALLKYHKKINKNEVSALAGYSEEVYTYDWESGYRSNFVNNTQRVLSLGDAATQTNNAGSYDLALRSYFGRLNYNYDGKYLFEANIRRDGSSRFAVGHQWGTFPSVSGGWIISNEKFMKNISWLNMLKLRASWGQLGNENIGEYYNGYDVLSSGQNYSLGGTLASGVAVTKMTNKNLTWETSQQTDIGVDMSLNNGIDLTADFFDKRTKNLLLPQPIPLTLGALSEPYANAGEVQNRGIEASVTYRTTFGNGFKFRVTANASHIVNKILNLDVPEQLTSPKAIKIGAAINSFYGYKMDGIYQLSDFNYSNGVYTLKPGVVSVSNFTAQPGDIKYKDLNGDGIVDMNNDREVIGKQFPDLTYSLNLNLTWKNFDLLAFFQGVQGIQGYTYYEIATPFSGFANMGSWWMNRWTPTNPSNTLPRLTFDGVRNNIHSSFYMENASYLRLKNIELGYTIDQKYLSKVGISSIRIYGNIQNAFTITKFKGFDPEQTVDQTRAEAFPQVRIMTVGLSVNF from the coding sequence ATGAAATATTTATTGAATATAACGGGCAAAGTTGTTGCAGTGATACTGCTTTTTTTTATTAGCTCCAATGTCTTTGGGCAGGAGTTGAAAATTAGCGGTAAAGTGACAGATGAATCACATGCTCCTATGCCAGGAGTAAATGTGTTGGTACAAGGTACACATACCGGAACAATTACGGATGCAAACGGAGATTTTTCTCTTACATTAAAATCTCCGAATGCAATATTGGACTTTTCTTTTATTGGTTATGTAACACAGCATATAGCCGTACAAAACAGAACTCATATTAATATACAACTTGTGCCTTCAGCAAAAAGTCTTAATGAAGTTGTTGTGGTAGGATATGGAACGCAAAAGAAAGTAAATTTGACCGGAGCTGTCGGAAGTGTTCAAATGAGTGATATGAAAGATAGACCATTGACAAATGCAAGTTTAGCATTGCAGGGCACTATCCCGGGCGTATATGCATTACAAAGTTCAGGACAACCAGGTTCTGATAACGCGGTCATTGATATCCGGGGTGTTGGGTCATTTCAGAATAGTTCTCCTTTAGTGATTATTGATGGTGTTCCTGGAGATTTATCAAGTGTTGATCCTAATGATATCGCTTCAATCTCAGTTTTAAAAGATGCAGCTTCTGCTTCTATTTATGGGAATAGAGCTGCTAATGGCGTAATTTTAATTACAACTAAGCGAGGTGCTGCAGGCAAAATGAAAATTAGTTATAATGCATATTTTGGTACTCAACAAGCAACGCGACTACCTAGTGTTTTAAATTCTGTACAATATGCAACTCTTTATAATGAAGCTTCGGTAAACTCAGGAGGCACTACAATATATTCTGCTTCTGATATTGCAAAATTTGCTGCTCATAATGATCCGCTCTATCCGGATATTAATTATTTTGATGTTTACTATCATAAAGCTAATATGCAAAATCATAGGTTGGATATAAGTGGAGGTACTGATAATGTACATTATGCTTTTATGGTAGGGCATTTAGATCAAAATGGTATTTTAGTTGGAACCAGTTATGAAAAGACAGATTTCCGGTCAAATGTTGATGCCTATTTTTTTAAAGATAAAAGGCTTCGGATCTCGAGTAATATTGCAGGAAGCTTTGGTGTACAGGATCAACCTACTGATTTATGGGATGCTGAATGGTATGCTACCTTAGCTCCGGTACACCCTTTAACAAATGCAAATGGACAATGGATGGCTGTAAATGGTGAACGCAATTATTATGGAGAGGTCAAAGAAGGTAGTACCTCAATAACAAAAAATTATAATTTTAGTGGGCAGTTAGATGCTGAGTATAAAATATATAAAGATTTAAGTGCCCAGGTTACTTATGGCTATAATGCGAATCTATATAATGTAAATGCTTTTCATGCTAATGTGACATTATATAATCCTGATGGAAGCAGTATTCCACTTGCTTCGGACTTGACGGTAACGGATGGTACTAATATTCATACCTTATCAACTGCATTGCTTAAGTATCATAAGAAGATTAACAAGAATGAAGTGAGTGCTTTGGCGGGATATTCCGAAGAAGTATATACTTATGATTGGGAGAGTGGTTATCGATCTAATTTTGTTAATAATACGCAACGAGTATTAAGTCTTGGAGATGCTGCTACCCAAACTAATAATGCAGGAAGCTATGACCTTGCTTTACGTTCATATTTTGGCCGCTTAAATTACAACTATGATGGAAAATATTTGTTTGAGGCTAATATACGAAGAGACGGGTCATCTCGTTTTGCAGTAGGACATCAATGGGGAACATTTCCATCTGTTTCAGGAGGCTGGATAATTTCTAATGAGAAATTTATGAAAAACATAAGCTGGTTGAATATGTTAAAACTGCGTGCTTCCTGGGGGCAACTGGGGAACGAGAATATTGGAGAATATTACAATGGCTATGATGTTTTGTCGTCCGGACAAAATTACTCATTGGGAGGCACTTTAGCTTCCGGAGTGGCTGTTACAAAAATGACCAACAAAAATTTAACGTGGGAAACATCTCAACAAACAGATATTGGCGTTGATATGTCGTTAAATAATGGTATTGATTTGACTGCTGATTTTTTTGATAAAAGAACAAAAAACCTTTTATTGCCACAACCTATTCCTCTTACTCTTGGTGCTTTAAGTGAACCTTATGCCAATGCGGGAGAAGTCCAGAACAGAGGTATTGAGGCATCAGTAACTTATCGGACAACTTTTGGAAACGGTTTTAAATTTCGGGTTACTGCAAATGCTTCTCATATTGTAAATAAGATTCTGAATTTAGATGTGCCTGAACAGTTGACTTCTCCTAAAGCTATCAAAATAGGTGCAGCTATCAATTCTTTTTATGGATATAAAATGGATGGAATTTACCAATTATCTGATTTTAATTATTCTAACGGGGTTTATACGCTAAAACCAGGGGTAGTGTCCGTATCTAATTTTACGGCACAACCAGGAGATATTAAATATAAGGATCTTAATGGAGATGGCATTGTGGATATGAATAATGACAGGGAGGTTATTGGAAAGCAATTTCCCGATTTGACTTATTCGCTCAATCTTAATTTGACGTGGAAAAACTTTGATTTGTTGGCATTTTTTCAAGGAGTTCAGGGAATACAAGGTTATACCTATTATGAAATTGCAACGCCATTTAGCGGATTTGCCAATATGGGCTCGTGGTGGATGAATAGGTGGACACCTACTAATCCTTCTAATACACTTCCGCGGTTAACATTTGATGGGGTACGTAATAACATTCATTCCTCTTTTTATATGGAAAATGCCTCTTATCTACGTCTGAAAAATATTGAACTTGGATATACTATAGATCAAAAATATCTTTCCAAGGTTGGTATAAGTTCTATCAGAATCTATGGAAACATTCAAAATGCTTTTACGATTACAAAGTTTAAAGGTTTTGATCCAGAACAAACCGTTGATCAGACTAGGGCTGAGGCTTTTCCTCAAGTGCGTATTATGACAGTGGGGTTAAGTGTTAACTTTTAA
- a CDS encoding hybrid sensor histidine kinase/response regulator transcription factor — translation MNIKRSIYLLSLFLFFGCYMNGQPSPPLVIKKISTYQGLSNSSISAIVQDNNGFMWFATEDGLNRYDGYKFTVFRHDSHDPNSISDNFISDIYRQSDSNQLWVATNVGLDLYDYNNDRFIHFIHDVRNPFSIDNNQVTKIAKSNDGNLWIGTYGGGVSYFDMTSERFIHIVNVPGRDSFFNTGRVMALLEDSYGILWIGTQNKGLYAYDVRRHTVTCYKQSKQNTNTLPSNTVNVIFEDQNHNIWIGTDGGLSLFDRNSKKFITFVHHPNDLHSLISNIVRTIMQNREGVIWVGTQSGGISKFRFNANMIKHPNQAVFQNIYESDDETGLSYSTVQALYQDKDHNIWIGIYKGGINFISGIPDQFLKLEQNKNSANSLSYHKVWGICDDTQGNIWIGTDGGGINEYNPSAGKIKVFKHSDQDPRSLSDNAVLSAFKDHEGNLWFGTYRGGLNEDPISGGFIHYKNIPNDSTSLPNNDVRIIYEDAQHNLWIGTDGGGLSLFSKATHTFNNSIMRKWGLSGTSVRAMIQDKDGNYWIGTYNNGVYYVNRKSGKFVHFQYNTDAGVLASNTIFSIIQDQQGRIWIGTDGGGLFLYVPSLHGFINYDEKNGLANDNIKALLEDKSGNIWVSTNKGISCFSLAKHYFINYDIQDGIPGGEFAEGSALLSQGIMYFGNMYGLCYFDPEKVEKIVIQPVVHIVDFQLFNKSMPVQSDKFPDSPLSNNIINTREITLNYKQSFFTIVFSALNYRSPDKIQYAYMMKGLDNEWNYTGTQRMATYRNLNPGRYVFMVKATNIPKDWGSAYTSLVIRVLPPFWETWWAYLIYFLILAGIAFRIYKYYQHENLLKQNLLYEKITRQKEYQLNQEKLRFFTNITHEFRSPLTLIIGPLEDLLSDSKLAAPIVRKLMLIHRNSNQLLNLIDKLLEFRKVEAGEMKLRVVKDNITALLKEVYVSFVPLFEHKNIEFTIESCSDVVDLWYDPEKLVIILNNLLSNAYKYTHAGGKVSLELAYGTLNGNEAVLIKVRDTGIGISEEHKQNVFDQYYRIEEVKDAQGYGIGLALTQNLVSLMQGEISVESELGKGSCFTVTLLQGNSQFSREQIINDRGHYVIPANLPRSIENAEQATEMTDLMTYADAEQSGDGQKKIMLIVEDNDEIMSYIKDIFKKEFRMLEATDGEAGLKLALKHVPDIIITDIIMPKMNGMELCAKVKSELKTSHVPVVMLTALNTLQYKIEGYETGADSYITKPFSTALLTSRVYNLIKTRTLLAEHIARNLLFQPEEVQLGLKDEKFISDIIEIIEKNISDEKFDAIYLAGELNMSHSTLYRKLKALTGFSISEFIRGVRLKRAAQLLRSQSYNVSEVAYMVGFNDLKHFRTSFKEQYKVSPSDYMKTHTSIDDDVND, via the coding sequence ATGAATATAAAGAGGAGCATCTATTTACTATCCTTATTTTTATTCTTCGGTTGTTACATGAATGGACAGCCATCGCCGCCGTTAGTTATTAAGAAAATATCTACTTACCAGGGATTGTCCAACTCTTCCATATCAGCGATTGTGCAGGATAATAACGGGTTTATGTGGTTTGCTACTGAAGACGGATTGAACCGGTATGACGGATATAAGTTTACGGTGTTTCGTCATGATTCGCATGATCCGAATAGCATTTCGGATAATTTTATCTCTGATATTTACAGACAATCAGATTCCAACCAGCTATGGGTAGCTACCAATGTGGGGCTGGATTTATACGATTATAACAACGATCGGTTTATTCACTTTATCCATGATGTTCGGAATCCATTTAGTATTGACAATAATCAGGTTACCAAAATTGCAAAATCCAATGATGGTAATTTATGGATCGGAACATATGGCGGAGGAGTTTCATACTTTGACATGACATCCGAACGCTTTATCCATATTGTAAATGTTCCCGGTAGAGATTCTTTTTTTAATACGGGGAGGGTCATGGCTTTGTTAGAGGATAGTTACGGCATTCTTTGGATTGGCACTCAAAATAAAGGACTTTATGCATATGATGTTAGAAGGCATACGGTTACTTGTTATAAGCAAAGCAAGCAAAATACAAATACACTACCTTCAAATACGGTTAATGTAATTTTTGAAGATCAAAATCATAATATATGGATCGGTACGGACGGAGGGCTTAGCCTTTTTGATAGAAACAGTAAAAAATTTATCACTTTTGTCCATCACCCTAATGATTTGCATAGTCTTATTTCCAATATTGTGAGGACCATTATGCAGAATCGCGAAGGGGTTATCTGGGTTGGTACACAGTCAGGCGGAATCAGTAAGTTTCGTTTCAATGCAAATATGATTAAGCATCCAAATCAGGCTGTTTTTCAGAATATCTATGAATCGGATGATGAAACCGGGTTGTCTTATTCTACCGTTCAGGCTTTGTATCAAGACAAAGATCATAACATATGGATCGGTATCTATAAGGGAGGAATTAATTTTATCAGCGGGATACCCGACCAGTTTTTAAAGTTGGAACAAAACAAGAATAGTGCAAATAGTTTGTCTTATCATAAAGTCTGGGGTATATGCGACGATACTCAGGGAAATATATGGATTGGAACCGATGGTGGAGGAATTAATGAATATAACCCTTCTGCCGGGAAAATCAAGGTATTCAAGCATTCGGATCAAGATCCCCGGTCATTAAGTGATAATGCTGTATTAAGCGCTTTCAAAGACCATGAAGGCAATTTGTGGTTTGGAACCTATCGTGGAGGTTTGAACGAAGATCCTATATCAGGAGGATTTATCCATTACAAAAATATACCGAACGATTCAACCAGCCTTCCGAATAATGATGTGCGTATTATCTATGAAGATGCGCAGCATAATTTATGGATCGGAACCGATGGTGGAGGTTTATCTCTATTTTCTAAGGCAACTCACACGTTTAATAATTCCATAATGCGTAAATGGGGACTATCTGGAACCAGTGTAAGAGCCATGATACAGGATAAAGACGGCAATTACTGGATAGGAACCTATAATAACGGGGTATATTATGTAAATCGAAAATCTGGAAAATTTGTTCATTTTCAATATAATACGGATGCAGGTGTTCTTGCAAGCAATACCATTTTTTCTATTATTCAAGATCAGCAAGGCAGGATATGGATTGGAACCGACGGTGGCGGACTGTTTCTCTATGTTCCATCATTGCATGGATTTATAAATTATGATGAAAAGAATGGGCTGGCAAATGATAATATCAAGGCGCTTCTTGAGGATAAATCAGGGAATATATGGGTAAGTACAAATAAAGGGATTTCCTGTTTTTCGTTAGCCAAGCATTATTTTATTAATTATGATATTCAGGATGGAATTCCAGGGGGAGAATTTGCTGAGGGATCCGCTTTATTGTCACAGGGAATTATGTATTTCGGGAACATGTATGGACTGTGCTATTTTGATCCTGAAAAGGTGGAAAAAATTGTTATACAACCCGTCGTTCATATTGTCGATTTTCAACTATTTAATAAAAGTATGCCTGTGCAATCGGATAAGTTCCCGGATAGCCCGCTATCGAACAATATTATCAATACCCGGGAGATTACATTAAATTACAAACAATCCTTTTTTACGATTGTTTTTTCTGCACTCAATTATCGGTCCCCTGATAAAATTCAATATGCCTATATGATGAAGGGGTTGGATAATGAATGGAATTATACAGGAACCCAGCGTATGGCAACCTATCGGAACCTGAACCCCGGACGCTATGTTTTCATGGTGAAAGCAACCAATATCCCGAAAGATTGGGGAAGCGCCTATACATCTTTGGTAATTCGTGTCCTTCCTCCTTTTTGGGAAACATGGTGGGCCTATCTGATCTATTTCCTGATCCTGGCAGGAATTGCGTTTCGTATCTATAAATATTATCAGCATGAGAATTTGTTGAAGCAGAATCTTTTGTATGAAAAAATCACGAGACAAAAAGAGTATCAGTTGAATCAGGAGAAATTGCGATTCTTTACCAATATCACCCATGAATTTCGTAGCCCATTGACGCTTATTATTGGCCCGCTGGAAGATTTACTGAGCGATTCAAAACTGGCAGCTCCTATCGTCCGTAAGTTGATGCTTATACATAGAAATTCAAATCAATTGCTCAATTTGATTGATAAGCTATTGGAATTCAGAAAGGTTGAGGCAGGCGAAATGAAATTGAGGGTTGTGAAGGATAATATTACTGCTTTACTGAAAGAAGTTTATGTTTCATTTGTACCCCTCTTCGAACACAAGAATATTGAATTTACAATAGAGAGCTGCAGTGATGTGGTTGATTTGTGGTATGATCCTGAAAAACTGGTTATTATTTTGAATAACCTGTTGTCCAATGCTTATAAATATACGCATGCCGGTGGAAAAGTTTCGCTTGAATTGGCTTATGGAACCTTGAATGGTAATGAAGCGGTTTTGATTAAAGTCAGGGATACCGGTATCGGGATTTCCGAAGAACATAAACAAAATGTATTTGATCAATATTACCGCATAGAAGAAGTGAAAGATGCCCAGGGATATGGTATTGGCCTGGCATTAACCCAAAATCTGGTTTCGTTGATGCAAGGTGAGATTTCTGTTGAGAGCGAATTGGGGAAAGGCTCATGCTTTACGGTTACATTGTTACAAGGGAATAGTCAGTTTTCGAGGGAGCAGATCATTAATGACCGGGGGCATTATGTAATCCCGGCAAATCTTCCGCGAAGTATTGAGAATGCGGAGCAAGCAACAGAAATGACGGATCTAATGACGTATGCCGATGCTGAACAATCCGGAGATGGTCAGAAAAAGATCATGCTGATCGTTGAAGATAATGACGAAATTATGTCCTATATCAAGGATATCTTTAAGAAAGAATTCCGGATGTTGGAGGCAACTGATGGAGAAGCGGGACTCAAATTGGCTTTAAAACATGTTCCTGATATTATCATAACCGATATTATTATGCCCAAGATGAATGGGATGGAACTTTGTGCCAAGGTGAAATCGGAGCTGAAGACTTCACATGTGCCAGTCGTGATGCTTACGGCTTTAAATACCCTGCAATATAAAATTGAAGGATATGAAACAGGTGCGGATTCCTATATTACCAAACCCTTCAGTACTGCGCTTCTGACCTCCAGGGTGTATAATCTGATTAAAACGAGAACGCTCCTTGCAGAACATATTGCCAGAAATTTATTGTTTCAACCCGAGGAAGTACAACTTGGATTAAAAGATGAAAAATTTATATCGGATATTATAGAGATCATAGAAAAAAATATTTCGGACGAAAAGTTTGATGCGATATACCTCGCCGGAGAACTTAATATGAGTCATTCGACGTTATACCGGAAACTGAAAGCGTTGACCGGTTTCTCGATTTCAGAATTCATCAGAGGCGTTCGGTTAAAGAGAGCTGCCCAATTGCTCCGTTCACAATCGTACAATGTTTCTGAAGTGGCCTATATGGTCGGCTTCAATGATCTGAAACATTTTCGAACTTCTTTCAAAGAACAATATAAAGTCTCTCCGTCTGATTATATGAAAACCCATACATCCATAGATGATGATGTAAATGATTGA
- a CDS encoding IS256 family transposase — MKKQKSVLSKLSAEDEALFSQLPTDFFKGFKTMQDINGFMDKLFKRGVEKMLESELSEHLGYDKHSVKGNGSGNSRNGKTRKLVKSSSGEIIIEVPRDRQGEFNPIVLPKRQKVIDKIESVVISLYARGMSTRDIEAQIKDIYGVTISSSSISNITDQVMSDVEAWQTRPLDDTYLIVWLDGIRIKVRSGGKIISKSVYLIIGLNTNGHREVISMWINETESASFWMNVLDDLKKRGVKDILIACSDNLKGLTQAIQAVFPETVTQLCIVHQIRNTMNYIGTKEKRSFMHDLQQVYQARNLDAAGEAFAELETKWGEKYPYAIKSWIANWENLTAYFTYPAEIRKIIYTTNVIENLNRSIRKYTKNKLMFPDDQAMKKAVYLAIQQASISWSAKVSNWPLIANQFMILYPDRANISDTSLRIK, encoded by the coding sequence ATGAAAAAGCAGAAATCAGTATTATCAAAATTGAGTGCAGAAGATGAGGCACTTTTCTCCCAGTTACCAACAGATTTTTTCAAGGGTTTCAAGACCATGCAAGACATAAATGGTTTTATGGATAAGCTATTTAAGCGGGGAGTAGAAAAGATGTTAGAAAGTGAGTTGAGCGAACATCTTGGCTACGACAAGCACTCAGTCAAAGGAAATGGCAGTGGGAACTCTCGTAATGGAAAAACCCGCAAGTTAGTAAAGAGCAGTAGTGGAGAAATAATTATAGAGGTTCCCCGCGATCGTCAGGGTGAGTTTAATCCCATCGTTTTGCCCAAGCGTCAAAAAGTAATAGACAAGATAGAAAGCGTTGTGATTTCTTTGTATGCACGAGGCATGTCGACTCGTGACATAGAAGCTCAGATAAAAGACATTTATGGTGTCACTATCAGTTCTTCGTCCATATCCAATATCACAGATCAGGTAATGAGCGATGTAGAAGCCTGGCAAACCCGTCCATTGGATGATACTTATCTGATTGTTTGGTTAGATGGTATTCGTATCAAAGTTCGTTCAGGAGGTAAGATAATAAGTAAAAGCGTTTATCTGATTATCGGTTTAAATACCAATGGACATAGAGAAGTTATTAGTATGTGGATCAATGAAACTGAATCGGCTTCATTTTGGATGAACGTGTTGGATGATTTGAAGAAACGAGGGGTGAAAGATATTTTAATTGCCTGTTCAGATAATCTGAAAGGGCTAACCCAGGCTATTCAGGCTGTGTTTCCGGAAACAGTAACACAATTATGTATTGTTCATCAGATAAGAAACACGATGAACTATATTGGGACAAAGGAAAAACGGAGTTTTATGCATGATCTTCAACAAGTGTATCAGGCCCGAAACTTAGATGCTGCTGGGGAAGCTTTTGCTGAATTGGAAACTAAATGGGGAGAGAAATATCCTTATGCCATTAAATCCTGGATTGCAAATTGGGAAAATCTGACAGCCTATTTTACCTATCCAGCCGAGATACGAAAGATTATCTATACCACTAATGTGATTGAAAATCTAAATCGAAGCATACGCAAATACACCAAAAATAAATTGATGTTTCCTGATGATCAGGCAATGAAAAAAGCAGTGTATCTGGCGATCCAACAAGCCTCAATATCTTGGAGTGCAAAAGTTTCCAACTGGCCATTGATTGCCAATCAGTTTATGATTTTATATCCTGATAGAGCAAATATTAGTGACACTAGTTTAAGAATAAAATAA